From a single Leclercia sp. AS011 genomic region:
- the csgE gene encoding curli production assembly/transport protein CsgE produces MKRTVRWITAAGLWLAAGNLHAVEVEIPGLLTDHTVSAVGHAFYREFSDKWESDYPGNLTINERPSARWGSWITITVNQDVIFQTFLFPTKRDLDQNVVFALAQTEEAINRLQIDKALLSTGDLAQDEF; encoded by the coding sequence ATGAAACGCACAGTGAGATGGATTACCGCAGCAGGCCTTTGGCTTGCTGCCGGGAATCTTCATGCGGTTGAAGTAGAGATCCCAGGATTGTTAACTGACCACACTGTCTCGGCAGTCGGTCATGCTTTTTATCGCGAATTCAGCGACAAATGGGAAAGTGACTATCCTGGGAACTTAACGATCAATGAACGGCCCAGCGCGCGATGGGGAAGTTGGATTACGATAACGGTTAATCAGGACGTTATTTTCCAGACTTTCTTATTCCCAACGAAAAGAGACCTGGATCAAAACGTGGTCTTTGCTCTGGCTCAAACCGAAGAAGCAATAAATCGTCTGCAGATCGATAAAGCTCTGCTCAGTACCGGCGATTTAGCGCAAGACGAGTTTTAA